A DNA window from Lutra lutra chromosome 8, mLutLut1.2, whole genome shotgun sequence contains the following coding sequences:
- the LOC125106678 gene encoding 60S ribosomal protein L23a-like encodes MAPKAKKEAPAPPKAEAKAKALKAKKAVLKGVHSHKKKKIRTSPTFRRPKTLRLRRQPKYPRKSAPRRNKLDHYAIIKFPLTTESAKKKIEDNNTLVFIVDVKANKHQIKQAVKKLYDIDVAKVNTLIRPDGEKKPYVRLAPDYDALDVANKIGII; translated from the coding sequence ATGGCGCCGAAAGCTAAGAAggaagcccctgcccctcccaaagccgaagccaaagcaaaggctttgaaggccaagaaagcgGTGCTGAAAGGCGtccacagtcacaaaaaaaagaagatccgCACATCACCTACGTTCCGACGACCCAAGACTCTGCGTCTCCGAAGGCAGCCCAAATACCCTCGGAAGAGCGCccccaggagaaacaagcttgatcactatgccatcatcaagttccccctgactactgagtcagccaagaagaaaatagaagacaacaacacacttgtgttcattgtggatgtcaaggccaacaagcaccagatcaaacaggctgtgaagaagctctatgacattgatgtagccaaggtcaacaccttaatcaggcctgatggagagaagaagccATACGTTCGGCTGGCCCCTGACTATgatgctttggatgttgccaacaaaattgggatcatctaa